The following nucleotide sequence is from Oryzias melastigma strain HK-1 linkage group LG3, ASM292280v2, whole genome shotgun sequence.
ACGAAAATGACTGGGTCCTCACAttttgacatcacaaagtggggaatagccccttccaggaagagtctgcgcttcCAGCACTGCCTCcaggcagacacacacacactttctcccCGGCGCTAATGGTGATTGGCAAAATGCTTCATGCACATCCTTCTTTGCAAAAGTTccattattgtttgttttcatggacaAAATGCACTCACCCTGCTGGGGGTGGCTCTAGGTTGACATCATGAAAGGATGGCACCCACagggagcgaaaggcggagcctcagagattgaggcgtCTTGCTTCCTGGTAGGAAAAAGAgctcataaaaataattagtattTCATAAGAAACATTTCTTTGGTGTGTCAAGGtagtatattatatatatggCTATAATTTACTCTGAGGGGCTCTAAATAGCAtaatataggccctttaatgcTGAGCTCAATCCATTCATCAACCTACCCATTGTCCAAATCCACTtgggggctgctggagcctatcccagcttcCATTGAGTGTAAACGGGGTAAACCCAGGATGGTTTACTATTCCATCActcaaccacacacactcacattcacacttaaTATTACAGTCACCAATCAATCTTTGAaacctcttttgttttttattgtgggGGGGAGTCGGAGTACCCAGAGAAACCCCACACGTGCACAAGTAAAGCATGCAAACCCCACACGACACCACAATGCAGCTCGCCATCTAATACATATGGTCTCTTTCACTTTTGACAGAACAACTCTTGCCTTGAGGACTTCAGACAAGAAGGAGAGTCAGACACATCTGAACACTCTGAAAACCAGGTGAGTCTTTGCATTTCTAACGCCCGCTTTAGTTCTGCAGTCCACACACTGCATtgcattcacaaaaaaatatttcaatctgTTACTAAGTCTTACAGATTTTCCTACATGATGTGCACGTCGTCTGATGGCGTTTGGTGGGTTTCAGCTTCTTGGTTGAACAGAAAATTTCTCGAAATAAAAACCTCGAACTGGGTTTAGTCTGTCTGTGGTAATGACAGCATGTGGTGATGTGATGGAGCTGAATTAGAAAATGtataacacttttaaaaattttttttttagtgtggtTAAAGCCACTCATAAAGACGTCTGTATTTATAGTCATTTATATTCCGTAGAGTAGAGACGTTGCATATCATAACACAAaaattcacaaattaaaaaaagtgaataaaggCATGAGCTTCAATTTAAACAGAATAACAGTTCGAAgtcattttaaagaagaaaatatcataagaaaattaaatactttgctattttgttttttagaccaCAATGTGTGATTGTTCTTACCAAATTGTAATGcaattcttgttttctttttgtaaattcattctttaaatgctaaattaaaagctaaacgtGTTCTGTAAAGTAATGGTTTCTTATTGCTGATTTTATCTGCAGGTTTTTATCAGATTGTGCTCAGCTCAAAGTGCCAAAGGTGAAGCAGAAACACACGACTCATGTATCTCTTTACCGCCAAGAGGAGACCAAAAAGTCACTGATGGGCCAAAAGACTCTCAGCTCGCTCAAGGTCAAGATTTTCACTTTGGAGGgagttttaactttaaatatggACTTGCTTTAATTAGACAATAAAGGTTCAGAGACGTAGAGATGCAAAACAGCATTTAGTTATCTATAAGTAGCTGATTAAAGAGCTTTacaatgattatttatttgatttatgaaGTTATTTGCAGTACAAATACACAGCAAAActgctaaaataacattttgaatgaaacaAAGAGAAGCCATGCAAACAAAAATGGACTTGGTTACATTTTAATGGCCTTCCCAGTTGCTGTTtgtgacgtttttttttgttgttttttttttacttttgaaccCCAGAAAGACTTGAAGAGCGTGGTCAGCGCGCTGGAGAAGGTAGAAGAACAGACAGTGTTGCTGGAGCGTGAGTGCAGTACCTTAagagaagagctggaggaggaagaagagaaagCCAAACAGGTTTGAAGCGTTTAATCGAATAAGATGGAAAATGAGGATATAGAGATGACAGAGCTGCTTTGTTGGAAGATAAGTcatatttctggaaaaaaaaaggtttttaaaaacatgtcatttcttGTGAAATAAATCGGTCGATTTGTTGAACGCTTGGAGGAGATTCAGACCATCGCTTCTGTGAAGAGATATTTATCTGAGgcgaattaaaaaaacaaaaaggttgaaCTGCATTTCAGACTTGCAGCAGAGCCTTTCATGCAGGTCAGTCTGGACATGTACTTTCAGGTGAGCAACATGCAGAAAAGAAGCagctaaacagaacatttaataataaaaaaaagaaatatgccAGTCGAAACCGCAATCACGTCAGATATTTTGATTCACACCTACAGCTGCTGTCACTAGAAGATAAGCCTGTTTTGATTGTATCTATTTGAGTTATTTGTGGTTGAATATGTAGTTTGTATTATAATGTATATGTTGGTGTGTTTTTCAACACTTGAAAACCagctttctgtgtttttcaccatctgttttcatgtcttttctttattttcattgcgccgttcctttttaaataaactattattgttattattcagattttctttcttATGTTCATGCAGATTTTACAAATAGCAGATCGCTCCGTTCTCAAACTTCCTCCTGTTCCATCACTCGCAGAAGAAGACACTTTACAGGTACGTTTACATCAATCATTGCACAACATTTAGCTCATCGAtttgattttagctttttggggaataagttatgaaaaaatgaatGCTTCCTTAACAGAACTTATGGTCACTATGTTGCAACTTCTTTGTAAAGTTGCGAAAAACGTTACGGATTGCAACACATGTGCATCGTCATGTGTGCTTGTTCGTGttggccaacaaaaaaaaaaaacaaagtgtacGCGCACCCTTACAGTGCATACTTCTGACAGTTCCTGTCTATTAACATTTTGTCGTCCTCAGTCTCGCTTGAAGAAGATCATACCGGCCAACAGTTTTGAGTCGGTTGCTCGCAAACTGGGAGCAGCCTTACAGAAACCCAAAGCCAACCAGGAGGCGCAGGCGCTCCTCACAGAGGCTCAGAAAAATGCTGAGCGGCTCTTTAACCCTCTGCATAAAGATGGGTGAAGTTCCTGCCAAAGACAAGCCTCTAACGCTGAAATAGTTTCTACCGTTTTTGCTGAACTAGACACGATTTACCTGTTTGTTACTCTGAACGTGTGTGTCTTGCTGTGGTGAATGATATCTGAAAGCCATTtcccttttcttgtttttttcactagAGCTCACCACATATTATTTcccttttgtcattttctgttgAATTCACCACTTTACTTCTCAAAGATGTAACTGGGAATTTGTGTTTGATTgatctttcaaataaaaatctttttgtcCAGTTTTGTGGACTATAAAACCCAAATGTTTTTTGGTGTGACTTGTATCTGCAAATGCAGTCATTTCAATGTTAGTTTGCAAACTTATGTGAAGAAAATGACGAAAGATCAGGTGCATCTTAGAGAATATTTGTGAATGGAACGACATGTTGACATCAACTCTTCTGGGTGTTTAAAGTCAATCTTAATCTAAAAGTTGCAGGTAAATCTGAAATCTGTTAGAGATGAAGGTTCTTGACGTTTGTTCAAAACAGCCAGGAGCTAAACTGAAACCCAGCAGTGAGACGTTGCTTCATCGTGTTTAAATCTTTGGTCTAGAAAATCTAACTTCAAAATCAGGCTTTGATTTGAGTCTATAAATATAGACATAATGATACATAAATGATAAGACACTGCTTTCACTGTTAGGCACATTGTTGTAAAATGTCCTTCTGGAGTTAAGAATCTTGAGTGCCAACATATTTGTTTCTCAAATCCATGTttacaaattgaaataaaatgccttttttgCAATTTCCATCCAAACCTGTCTTTTTTGGCtgtaaaaaactgttaaaactaGTGATTTAAATCAACA
It contains:
- the LOC112161309 gene encoding centromere protein Q — encoded protein: MKPVRGSKRASSQAPSLKKKRAKPQKSSSDQDEEQSDGNQNKPTYSKTVHKKKASSVRKKKGVPDSWVLMPGSSITAVENILDLSILTTLALRTSDKKESQTHLNTLKTRFLSDCAQLKVPKVKQKHTTHVSLYRQEETKKSLMGQKTLSSLKKDLKSVVSALEKVEEQTVLLERECSTLREELEEEEEKAKQILQIADRSVLKLPPVPSLAEEDTLQSRLKKIIPANSFESVARKLGAALQKPKANQEAQALLTEAQKNAERLFNPLHKDG